The DNA window ctaAGGTTTCAGTTTAACCTGTCTAGGTCAAAAGAACAGTTTTGTAGTTTACCTGTTGGGGGAAACTGTCAGGTTTCTTTAGTTCTTACAGATTCAAGAGTGTACAGCCAGAAATACAATTTTAGGTTTACAAACTAACTATGTAGTTTAGTAAATACCACTTCTATGGTTTGCTTCCCATAGTGATTTCTGGCTGGACATACTAGAACTTTATTTTAGACTATTTTTAGAACTTGATTATTAACTAGATTTTATCTTACACGTGTATTTCTTTGCACCTTTATCTAAAACATTAATGCAAAGACTAAACAAATAGAATCTCAATTATAAAagctaatttcaaaatattactatAACACTGgcccttttttttatttatttacttactaGAATAATGTGTAAACATAGCTTGAGCAAGGCAATTCCAAAATTTTTAATCAAtgaaaaatactaaattatttttgagACTAAATTAGCCTTTGGTAGCAAAACTTCAGACATGCACAAGTATTTCCAGTCATGGGTCatttatgataaaacaatatttttaagctTGAAAAGAAAAATCACTTATTAAAACCAACTCTGTTATTTCCTTAAAGTACTTGAAAAAAGTACTATTTGGTAGtactataatataataagtaataaccaATATAAAAACACCCATTATAAAGATCAATGATAATAGATGACAAAAACTTAATGTAAGAACAAGTGACAGTGAAAAGAATGAGTGCCACATATTGCTAACCAAGTCAAGTAGATCACAATTCATCATAATAGCTGTATAAACTAAAATATGGTTGCATGAATGTTTAGACGAACAAGATTTTACTGTACTTTGAAAATCTTCCCACTGTTCAAAGTTCATTCAAACATATGAAAGACATTAATTATGTGACAGTAATTCATGTTCAATATATCAGTAAGCTAGTTATCTTGCAAATTCTAGAAGTACATCTTATTACCTTTGAACAATTTCTATTACTTATTCTATAAAAAATGATCTTTTCTTAGtatagtttgatatttattgCCAGAATCCGTAACATAATAAATGTCAATTAGATGCTGTCAGTTTTACACctcagttaaaaataatttcactatGGGTTTTTTCATAACAAGAATTGATAAATCATGGCTCAAAATAAATTATGCATGTtttacagttaattaccatcaatTATTTAACTGACACCaaataaagtttcataaattAACACATTCATTTCAGAACTGATATATTTAATCTTTAAAGTCtatgaaaaatgtattaatttttgcCTGAGgtaattaggaaaaaaaaaaaaataatgaaagtaccAGGACAAAAATGCATTTGACTGTTTCCACTCAACTATCAACCATAAATTTACTGATAAGATCTGGTCatttttaatgttacacttgaaACATGATTgagcgaaacaaaaacaaatatcaaaatatacaaaagctttaaaataaagttgtgaGTTTAGCATTTATTAAATATAGTGACAAGGGTAGTAGTATCCTTTGTAACACAGTAAAGACACtgaaatttatgaaaaacaaaccgACATGTAAATCTCCTCATTCAAACTAGTTTGGTGATTCCAAAGTTTGCTGTAACCAATGATTTTCTCTGTGGCAGACTGGCATGTTATTTTCAATACATTTGAAACTATCAGAAGGCATATATTTTCAGCAGTTTCACAATTTTCGTTTAATTGGTGATCTGAGGTAAACCAGAAAATAGATAtgaactttccttttttttttatatatatgtaaaatactgAGGTTTTTCTGCTTTTCGTTTTTTCTTGCCTTGATACACAACACATACAGTTTGTACTTATCCATACTtagatatttgtattacaattcacagtttcttttaattctttaaatGCATTTATGGCATTATGATGTCATGACTGAAGCAAAATTgtctaaaaacacaaatattcactGTTTCTTTCAACAAACTGTTTAGTGTATTAAGTTGAACATATGGCATAAGTCAGCTGTAAAATACAATTCTGAGAATCATGTAATCAACATAattctaacaataaaaaaaaattatacatgttctaacatgagtaatttttttttcccttttgaaGCACATAAAACCCAAGTCTATTAAGATGCTTATTTTATACAAGGCACATTTATTGGAACTGTACACCCGATACAGGTGGGTTCATGCACCTGCTTTCATCTAATATATGCTGAGCCAGTGATACCTCAACAGGTGGTTGACAACTCACATTGCTATAAgatatatttagaagaaaaaagaGAGTTTCACAAAGTTGCCCATACAGATTGAATGGTACCAAACACGAGATTCTTTTATACTAACTCCCATGTTATCCTAGTAATACTAGCGAATCTCACAATATGTTTGGAGGAACTTTTTGCAGAAATTTTCCACATCTGTAAATAGTAATATGCATGCAGTTCATATAAAATGATCTTTGCGTTTACTAGAAGTTCTGATCTGCATGTATGGGCGTTCTGAGCCCGTTTCTCTTTATTGTTGCTTCTCTCAGTGGGTATTTTCCTGGTGAGCCATTGATTGGAgtcatgttgttttttaattcacttTCTGTTATATAGTGATTTTGTTTGACAGGTATCATCTTTTTTGAAAGTCTACCGTCACGGAATACGTATCGACGTTTCATGCACATGTACGTTCCAAGGGCAGACAGTGCTGCTCCAACAATGAATGACCCCAGACAGACACTGACCACAGTAGGTATAGAAACTCCATCCACTTCTTGGCTACTTGATTTTGTAGAGTAATCTGAAATGCATTACAAAACCTGGGTAATAAACACATTGctacaatattaaattttcttcatGTTACATACAAATGAATTGTAATGTTTCATTCAAGTAATTGCTTGATCCTTGCTAAAATAAGTGAATCAAATGCAAATAAGAATATTGATGgattataaaacttaattaaaacctGTAATACTAATTGTACATGGCAGAAGATGTCTTAAGTAACTAGTAAGTATGGTGTAATGACTTTCTAGTCTGAATCTATACTTCATAACAATAAAGACTAATGTAGCCCTTTAAGTTATCTCATAGGCTTGCTATTGTAAATATCTACTCACATAccacatttttaataacatatagcTTATACCTGCTTGTGTAATATACATACAAAAGATACATAgtaacttacaatattaaaatgcaatatgttttaatcatttatagaATTAGCTAgatttagtcttccctgtcttggccgTGTTTTTgcaaactagtattttgtaatattcagtcACATTATACATGCATATAGATTATCACTATTCAGATTCAATtaagtaaacaattatctcttctagctatgacaTTTGAACGctgttgctgctggacataggttgctaatttgtacaaaactctagacttagtattttgaaacaatagacatctaattttaaatagtgctgtattcaacatgccacttgactcactaaaatctattttaaaatttacttttaaattaactcatataatattaaagtgtgaattataatacacaatTTGATTAAAAACTTGATcacacaaattcataaaatactagttcaataaaattttgaatgcaagttaacaaacacgatatggcctttgacctgtggcCTGACACTAAAGGGTtagttatttatacattattctacattatctatatattcaaaacttGAAAACATTATATGATGTACATCCAATACAGACAAGCTAAATGAAATAGCAATGAATTAAAACGTTCTTATAGGGTAGTGggatgaaaatatttcaaattcaatTTACCAAATTGTCCAGCTATACACATCCTTGTTTGTTCACTTGAACCTTGACATTGACTTGGCTCATCATTAGAATGTTTACATGTTCTTTGTCTATGTTGTTCACCTTTCTTATCACAAAGCGACCATTCTGACCATTCTTTCCAGCCTTCTAGACCTAAAACCAAAGTAGACCAGTAAGTGAAAGACACAACTGTATGAAGGAGTAAAGTTTAGAAAGGGCAAATAAAATAacccaaaataattatttaattcaaaGCTTACTGTTTTGCATTTTTGCAAAATtaatccataataataataataataaaaatctacaccATATTTGACAGTTAAAGGATACTGTTTAGTAACAgatttttgcatatttttctgaCCTGTTTTCTTGACATGTTTATTACTTAAGTGTATGTGGGAGTGAAAAATACCCTACCACTTATTTTTGAGACTTAATGATGGAAATTTTTCCAGATCTTGAAAAACAGGGGTTTTCTGTTGCATCACCCACCAACATAAAATTTCACTTGTACATTTTCACACTTAAGAGTCTCATTAGTGCATCTAGTTAAAATAACTAAGGATAAAATTCACACAGAAAAAGAAGTAAAACTATCTTCAagtagtgtacaacagctgtttTCAAACTTGACAGTTGCATAtactgaaaacactttacaatttTTACTCAATAATGTTTAGAGggtgttttatgttaaaaacttatttttctgattgccgttttattttcataatcaaACACTATATTCTTTCATCATGTCCaaaccaaaaaaattatttttaaacaaatcatttttaggtctcaaataaaaaaacaaaagaaatggaCTCATAAATCAGATCAATATCAAAAACTTTAAGAGTACTTGGTTGTATATGAAAAACTCACCACTCTctaattatttaactaattaCTACAACCACATGAAACTAGAACATAGTGGTTCATGATTCTTATGTGAACAggacataaattattttcatcacaTAATTTAGTTCATTTTTCACTTAGATTATTTTATCAGGTAAAACCTAATAGATAAggaagttttacaaaattatccAATATactatgtataaacattaaaaaataatggCATGCATTTGTCTAGTTTCTAAGAACTGACCTTTGCAAGACACCATGTTGCATTCTCTTTCTTTGAAGGTTTCACCATCACAGCTACTTTCCTCACTATTACATACTCGTGTTTTCGACTGGATGCCTCCACCACATGATTTAGAACATGCAGACCACGCAGACCAATCTGACCACCCTCTCTCTGTATTTacaaaagctaaaaaatatatttagcatAAGAAACATTGAAGaaagattattattttgtaaatgaagTGAAAGAAATATTACAGCTTTACATGGTGATCCAAAGAggaaactttaataatttattaggCTATAAATCAACACTTTCAGTATTTCTCCCACTATTTTTCTGACAAAGTTGTTAACATTTgtaatgggttgccttcagatggaATTGAAACAGTAAACTGTAAGGGTATTTTAAGGGAAACTTGATAAAAACTTAATAAGTGGCTTTGAGTTTTTCTTTTGATAATTTAGTGGATGAAGCAATCTAGATGGATTAACAGGGCCCTTGCTATGTTATaatgaatttcaaaattaaagcaCTAGTTTACTGTTcacaattatttaaatactttatctTACAGTTACAGTCTAGAAAATACATGTTATTTTGTTCTGATATTCCCTTCTTTATTATCAATACTATAGAGAAttttaacaaacagtagtgatacAGTACAGAAACCTTGCACTTtctacaatctttttttttttctcttaacagtggcaaaacattataatgttggtAAAAAGGAAATATATCTTCTGTTTTAATCACTTAAGTTGCTTAACttcttgtttcaaatattttttttattttcattaaaacttaaaCTGTATTGAAAGAACTATTTAAAGCTCACAGAAAATGATGAATTTCACAATGATGGTGTATTACCAAACTTCAAGAAGATATTGTGCTGACAGTTATTTTACTGCTAGATATCTGCCATGCAAAAGGGTGTTTTATATGATTAAAATGAAGCTTCATGGTGTAAAATTAGCTAACATACTACTtctcaaagtaaaacaaaaactgtatatgGAATTAATTTTCTGtacatattttcttttatgtacTCTGAATTATCAACTCTGATATATTTATGTTGTTCCTCTTTTAATACATGAATGAGGGCATTTTGTCAACATTATTCACTCATAGAGATTACGAACTGACTTTCACACAAAAAGTTACagaatattaaactgtaatatgaattcacagtattttacaaaaataaatgaaacagttacCAAATCATCATCATCtgaataattctttaaaattattttaggataAGCACTAACAGGAATCTTTACTGATGATGTTAATGAATCCTCAGAGAAGAGGTACCTATCAAAAACAAGGAGCTCACTGATGATGGTCTTTAGTTTTGGtgaagatttaatatttttttgtgccTGCTAGAACTCAAAAACCtatgaaaataaacttactaAAAACAGCAAGCTAGGGTGTTTGACAGCTGATACCCATATTTGTAGTTTAAAGAtgaatcataataaataacaataatactttaGAATAAAAACCCTGATAtatgtttacttatttatatatacaattgtaTTCACAAAGGTTAAAATGAATAATATGTCTAGAGTATAATAAGGTACTGTGTTGCATTACTGAATTGTTGTACATTATAGGTTTAGAACAGAAAAACATTTACCAAACTGGTATGAACATTATTCAGGCCTTAAATAATATCTGGGAAAAACgaactttttaaattatatctaTCACAATAAGAGCAGTTGTTTTACCTGCATCAAAACAGTTCCTTCCTCCTTCTGAACAGTATCTTTCCTCACTTCTCATGTTACCAACACGAAGTAAGTTCTCCTGTGCAACATTGGCATTACAAATAAATCTGAACCTTTGTTCAAAGTAGCCATCTTTAGTCTTGTTTGCTTGAAGCCAAGGAGTCCATTTGCTGGTTTTTCTAAATTCTGGACATGACTGGGTATTGCACTGTTGGTAATCGTGATCGCATCCAAGACATTCTCGACCACCATTCTTGGGTGCTGGACTATTACACTTTCGTTGTCGCATCTGTATTCCCCCTCCACACAGAGCAGTGCATTCAGTCCACACTGACCAATCTGACCACAGTCCATCTACTGGAGGTAGGATGGGACCtaatatttcagaataaaagtcacatttacttaaacattttgtaaacccactgcttaaaaatatatacaattacacttacaaacaaaagaaacaaaaaacattttccaatCATAAAAAGTTTACCAGGGCATGGAGGATTTGTGGTACAATAAATTTCTTCTCGCTCGGGACCCAAGCAAATTCGACCACCATAAGCAGGGGAAGGATTCCCACAAGTCCTCCGACGAGTTTTTACTGCTAATCCACAAGTTTGAGAACAAGCTGACCATGCTGACCACTCTGTCCATTGTCCATTTTCTGCAACAGAAATAATTACACTGAAAATACAATACTATAAAAGAATTATTATCTACTAAACTCTTGCCCATTTGGGTACAATTTCTAATTCCAATATTTCACATTAAAGAACAAATTTACACTGATGTTATTCTGTAATCTGTATTTATTTACctttctataatttattaaaaaacatcaCACTAGTATACCTAAAGTTTACTGACCAACATTCATAAATTCTAGctttccacaaaaaaaaaaaaaactaagagtATTAACTTACCATAAAAGGTACtataacatttcacaaatttgtttaaaaaatgacaATTTGTATCCTGCTTGCTATAAGTGATATAATGTTACatcataaaagaaagaaaaaggcacaatattttaaaaagttaacatgAAAGCAACATAGTCCATTTACAATTTGCGAGTTTTAGTTTTATCACgagaatttttttacattattttaatatatacaatttaaGATCTACGTTTATATATCAACCAATTGTTACAAGtcaaaatatgaaacaatgtGGTTGAATGACATTGTGTAAAGAGTTAAACCAATaatctcaaaaataaatattggcAAAGAAACTTAAAACGGGTGGAGTATTTTCTAATACTGTCCAAACAGCAATACATTAGAAGACTTTTTGCTTAACATACTAATATCATTAAAAAGTGTAAACCAAGATTAAACTACTTATTgctattaaaacttaataaagtGCAAAATATTTCCATTATAATACACTAATCTAAAAACTTAAAGTTTATATACACACCAAAGTTTGAgcttattaacaattttactttgaatttataaaattataaatctacgtattatttttataattcctGTTAACTTACGAGTACAGTTGGCCACTTGAAAGTCCATGCCTTCACATTTCATGCCTCCATTGGCTGGAGTTGGACTGTTACATTTCCTTTGTCGACATAAACAAAGATCTCTGAGCACATCTTTTTCTATCTGTTCACATTCAAACCAAGATGACCATGGTCCCCAACCACCATTGactaaaaatatcacataaaaaacattacttaatcTATCACAATGACACTTTTGATGCAATAACAGCAGCTCTAactattaaaggaaaaaaaaaaactttaaaaatttaaaatagtttttacacaAAACTATGGTTAATATTCTAATAGCAAGGTAAATAATAACACTCAAATCTATCAAAGCtacttgttattaaacacaaaaaacaaatgaagTGAATTTACCCAAACATATTGATGTACAATATAATTTACTATGAATATTCTACAAAACAGTGTAGTAATGGATAATtcttaataaaaacttaacaaacatACCAACTTAATTATTAGTTAtactgaaactaaaatattttacaaagatacATTAAATCTGAAagttaaaacagattattatCATTAACTGCTGTTCAAAGCAAGTTATTTATACAGatgaatacaaaaaattaaaccagtaacgcatttaacataatattttacataaaataattacaatacattAAATTATCAGATGGCAACATTTAGggaggcccagtatggccaagtgtgttgaggcgttcgactcgtaatccaagggtcgtggatttgaattctgcttgcaccaaacatgctcacccttttcagtcatgggggcgttaatgtgatagtcaatcccactattcattgataaaagagtagcccaagagttggcggtgggtggtgatgactagttgccttcgctctagtcttacactgctaaattagggacggctagcgcagatagccctcaagtacctttgcacaaaattcaaaaacaaacaaacatttagggTATAGACAAGTCTTGGGGATGACAAATATAAGTAAGCATTTCTTGATTGGAATATGAAGTTAAACAAATTGTAGTGTAAACTGTAAATACATATGTACTCGGTTAAAGATGTCACATAATTAGATGTGTACATTTTACTAACCTGGTAAGTGGGTGCGAGGACAACCAATTTCCTCCTGTTTCCAGAAGGAACTTACTGGGTTTCTATGAGGAGCTGTGGTGCAAGCCATCTGGTATTCATTCCACCCACAATAGGGATCCATAGCATTCAAACATGACCTACCGGAAATCAGAAATATGTCAAGTTTGACGGCCTTCTTATAATGCTCTTGAAACAACAATCAACACGCTTTCAGAGGACACAGTAGAGTCAATAAATTAGCTAGCTAGTTTTAAGTTTCTAGTAGTTAAATAACTAACAGTTTCATACAAAGCAGCTTAATTTGAATCCATCTGCAACTAAATTGTGTGTgaataccaaaataaaacatgataCCAGTAATACAGCTGACATTGTAAAACTACAAaaatctttttgtttttgaaaaataaagctgGTGTATAATGATTTGCAAAACAAGTTCAGCAGCTTCAATTGGTACTGCTAACTTGACTTAGATGTACAACTAACTACAcagacatttttatattgttataatagcTTAGACAACTAGTTCCCGAACTTTTCCACTGACCCTAACCCACTTTGAATTACAAGACACCCCCCCCCCACTGCCATATGGACTGTTATGTTCCTAATTATTCCTCATTTAATGAAACTCTCGTGACACTTCAACACTCCTAGCAGTTTGGAAACAACTGCTATAGATATATTTGATTGATGTAATATCACTGCTAATAGTTTCGTAATCACTTTACAGTACGTTGTTGAATCTAGTATTAAAATTACATACTGCTGATTGAAAGATCAAATAAAGGAGcaaaaacttcataaaaaaatatatcatttacacagacaattgttttaaatgtgtttcttAAAGTACTAACACTATCTGCAATACTGataacaaaccaaacttataacAGAAGTTATccttgttttctctctctctagcAGCAGCTCTTATCATCCTGGGCTTTACTAAAGCTGTACTTGGTCATTAAGGTCCAACTGAATTAATTTTTCTATCTGTTTTgtagaaatgtaataataaaatttgataaattttacTCACGTTTCACTGAGGAAGCGTTCACAACGATGTAATGGAACCCTAAGAACTTCCTTGTCTGTTCCTATGTACAGAGAATTCTAGGGGGAGGGGGGGAGAAAAAGGGATATAAGAACTATAAACCTGATATTCTGTATATtcaatttaatatatgtattaaaaattaaatatagttctatgaaataattaaaactttataaacaatcaTCTGCAGAATGGCTGGTTTTTGTGATCAttagctgtttttgttttagtatagagttcttttttttttcttttaaatgataaCCATTACTTTTGTAATTTGAGCCTCAAAACAACAGACAGATGAATTGACAAGACCATCACTACATACTCTAGCTTTGCTTTGAGGAGAGGATAGAGTCTTAACACAATATAGAATAGAGTTTGCATTACATCAAATGATCTCAGAAAACTGttcaattatataataaaatgtttttaaaagaaatagaaattattaGGTAATTAGTATCACTAAtcttttaaaaacatgttaactttgtaataatttctactttttaaCCATGCACCtatgaaataattacaaaattaaaatgtttctgcTTTACGGAAAATGATATTTGGCTCTTATAACTACTTGAGAGAgccattgcatgtttcttttatactggctaatacaataaatattttataacctttGAACTTCATATTTCCATTACAAATGTTTATGGTTCCATACAAATTTCTTTTAATGTTCCTAAAAAATTATtggtacttgtttattttttttacctttactgTAAGAATTTTCTCAAGATGAAATGTATGAATTTTGGCATGTCATTTTTTCAGGTTGTACTATTCCTCATTAGACTACCTGATGATGGTTTAAAGCTTTTTAAGGCACCTTTTGGAAAGGTAATCACACTAAATATACCAGTTAAATTCTTAAGTATTTTACAGTATACTAATAAACATTGACCTATATTATACAATGAGCAAGCTTAATACTATTATTTCATAAGTTCAGGTTAATTTCAACATTCTATAAACACCTTACCGTGTCTTTTAGCAACTTTAGAGACATTATTTTATTAGTGCTGTTTTGTGGAAATATATGTATCTCTTCAACCAAACAGATCTGGAACTTCTGAGGCACATCTACAAGCTTCCTTATAACACCTTCATTGTTAGATACAAAGATGACATGGGCTGGATCATCATAGTGCTTTGTTGGTACAACATCAACAACAATATGGCTGAACCTGGTTATGAAGAGAAAAAGATGGATCAAAAgtcatttgtttttgttgcaaCAAAGTTGAACACTCAGATGAGTTATCACAATTAAGCACAGCATATGTAGATAACTATACATGTTCTTTTAATAGACTATCAACATTGAGTTAGAAAACACCTTTgctgaaaaaaattgaaactttataaaattatgttgtcTAACAATTAGTAAAATacatctatttttttatttctttttccaagAATGGTCATTATAGCAAAACATGTACATGATAAATGCTCCAGTCCAAAACAAGATATACTACATAACtagattttaaatttgtaaaagataaacaaagatatttacagAAGATTTGCAATGGTTCAATATGCACAAATTTATACAAGTtgcaaatataatataaacttcaaTAACATTACCTTTCCAATTCCATTGTATAAAGTGGCTTAGAATAAGATGGTTGAATAGCCTCATCCATCAATTTCAGGTGGTCAGCATCTAATAAATTTTCACTGCTGCCAGGTGTTTCACACTATTGTGAAAAAGGAGTGAACTCtgaatggtacatttttattttctttagtctcacatataaaacaaatgcaaaacaGTCTGTTTATTCAACCCATTTTCCCCAAAAATATACAagcactttataaatattatatgatgGGTGTTTAATTACAGTTAATAAGTATGCAAAAATCATGTATTAGTCACAGTATAACCTATTTGAAAATTAACATTGTTAAAAAGAAGTtacattttcaatataataaaactgattttattatattaataccaattttttatacaacatataaaaatgttgaaactatgttcaaaatttgaatattaaattatttccttttctaactcaaacaaaaacatattaacacagaaataaaagttttgctgcagcaagaaaaaaaaagcatggTTTACAGGACAATGCAAACTGGTTTCTAGTagttaaatgtttaaagtttgtGATAAAACAATGCCGAGGCATTAttgaacacaattttttttagaataacttaaaactattatagaatgttgaatattttaaaacttaacccTAAACATACTGTGCCCAATAAATAAGGTAAAATATGCCAAAACATAAAATGGTTCATTAACCTGGCACACTATTTTACCTTCAAAATATATGTTCATATGAGTAAGAATTCATGAGAATATTCCAAGAAACATCTGCACAATGTTGTTACCTGGAAATGTTCATGGGGCCCCTTATGTCTTTCCCATTGGGACTCTTGACTTTTCTGGTACTTGAACGGTCCATTGAAAGCACTATGAATGGCTGACATGCTGAAGGCACATATAGCTGATCCATATATGCTGATTCTAATAAATACAAATAGATCTTTATCTTATTTCAAGTGTGTAAATATATACTGACTTATGTAATGATGAAccagttttaaattaaatgtagGCTTTACGCTAGGAAAAAATGTAGCATATAAAGCAAAAGATGTCTTTAAAGTGAAATAAGTTAAGTACATTATGAttttgcttgtttagaattaagcacaaagctacacaatggggtatttgTTCTCTGTCCATCACTAGTGTCAAAAAACAGTTTGTGGCAAGAGTCTGCAAACACACCACTGTGTCATTTTGCAGTGTACattgtgataataaaatatttggtagaCCAGCAACATCATCATTATTAATGTTTAGACATATGAAGATGCtcatttacattttgataattattgtGCTTGGACATAGatacaataaaatgaaatgtcGGTAGATTACTGGaaattaatttagaagttatatcCTCTGCAAATGATAGAATCCTGAAGTGCTGCAGTGGGACAGGTTTTAGCTGCTAGA is part of the Tachypleus tridentatus isolate NWPU-2018 chromosome 4, ASM421037v1, whole genome shotgun sequence genome and encodes:
- the LOC143249766 gene encoding LOW QUALITY PROTEIN: semaphorin-5A-like (The sequence of the model RefSeq protein was modified relative to this genomic sequence to represent the inferred CDS: inserted 1 base in 1 codon) — protein: MSQLYTLSLCSPNKDLKWIIAVLLAGRLLVLADLRHTTHVRDFRLIRYEDLEGSVDRFRPEGVTTFSQLLFDIPRYQLIVGARDSLYRLNLEELKQLEEVHLPSSENTITKCRXKGQSVEDCRNFIKVLLSHNSKLFVCGTNAFSPDCYWRDINSIRDVIDKIPGEAKCPYSPHENSSALFTVQGDYYIASALDFSARDSAIHRALGKGPFLRTVQYDARWLSEPDFVASYEIGNFTYFFFRESAVEHINCGKIIFSRVGRICKNDQGGQFMLKENWTTFLKARLNCSLPGEYPFYYNELQSIYYLEREQMFYATFTTPEISIYGSAICAFSMSAIHSAFNGPFKYQKSQESQWERHKGPHEHFQCETPGSSENLLDADHLKLMDEAIQPSYSKPLYTMELERFSHIVVDVVPTKHYDDPAHVIFVSNNEGVIRKLVDVPQKFQICLVEEIHIFPQNSTNKIMSLKLLKDTNSLYIGTDKEVLRVPLHRCERFLSETSCLNAMDPYCGWNEYQMACTTAPHRNPVSSFWKQEEIGCPRTHLPVNGGWGPWSSWFECEQIEKDVLRDLCLCRQRKCNSPTPANGGMKCEGMDFQVANCTQNGQWTEWSAWSACSQTCGLAVKTRRRTCGNPSPAYGGRICLGPEREEIYCTTNPPCPGPILPPVDGLWSDWSVWTECTALCGGGIQMRQRKCNSPAPKNGGRECLGCDHDYQQCNTQSCPEFRKTSKWTPWLQANKTKDGYFEQRFRFICNANVAQENLLRVGNMRSEERYCSEGGRNCFDAAFVNTERGWSDWSAWSACSKSCGGGIQSKTRVCNSEESSCDGETFKERECNMVSCKGLEGWKEWSEWSLCDKKGEQHRQRTCKHSNDEPSQCQGSSEQTRMCIAGQFDYSTKSSSQEVDGVSIPTVVSVCLGSFIVGAALSALGTYMCMKRRYVFRDGRLSKKMIPVKQNHYITESELKNNMTPINGSPGKYPLREATIKRNGLRTPIHADQNF